A single genomic interval of Stenotrophomonas sp. ZAC14D1_NAIMI4_1 harbors:
- the fabD gene encoding ACP S-malonyltransferase encodes MTVSTLAFVFPGQGSQSVGMLAELAELHPQVREAFTEASDGAGVDLWALSQGGPEEMLNRTEYTQPALLAASIGAWRAWNAAGGPRPSVLAGHSLGEYTALVAAGALSLHDGAHLVRLRGQLMQEAAPAGVGAMAAVLGAEDQLVLDVCAEAAGSQIVVPANFNSPGQIVIGGDAAAVDRALALLAEKGVRKAVKLAVSVPSHTPLMREAANRLAEVMAGLSWQAPQLPVVQNVDAKVHDGVDAIRTALVQQLYQPVQWTGCVQALAARGITQIAECGPGKVLTGLIKRIDKSIDGRSLATPGDFEGAREAWSA; translated from the coding sequence GTGACCGTATCCACCCTCGCATTTGTCTTCCCCGGTCAGGGCTCGCAGTCCGTGGGCATGCTGGCCGAGCTGGCCGAGCTGCACCCGCAGGTGCGTGAAGCCTTCACCGAAGCATCCGATGGTGCCGGCGTCGACCTGTGGGCGCTGTCCCAGGGTGGCCCGGAGGAAATGCTCAACCGTACCGAATACACCCAGCCGGCCCTGCTGGCCGCAAGCATCGGCGCATGGCGCGCCTGGAACGCCGCAGGCGGTCCGCGCCCGTCGGTCCTGGCTGGCCACAGCCTGGGCGAATACACCGCGCTGGTCGCTGCCGGCGCACTGAGCCTGCATGACGGTGCGCACCTGGTGCGCCTGCGCGGCCAGCTGATGCAGGAAGCCGCGCCGGCCGGCGTTGGTGCCATGGCCGCTGTGCTTGGCGCCGAGGACCAGCTGGTGCTGGACGTCTGCGCCGAAGCGGCGGGCAGCCAGATCGTGGTGCCGGCCAACTTCAACTCGCCGGGCCAGATTGTCATCGGTGGCGACGCTGCCGCGGTCGATCGCGCGCTGGCGCTGCTGGCCGAAAAGGGCGTGCGCAAGGCCGTGAAGCTGGCCGTCAGCGTGCCCTCGCACACCCCGCTGATGCGCGAAGCCGCCAACCGCCTGGCCGAAGTGATGGCCGGCCTGTCCTGGCAGGCACCGCAGCTGCCGGTGGTGCAGAACGTCGATGCCAAGGTGCATGACGGCGTCGATGCCATCCGTACCGCGCTGGTGCAGCAGCTGTACCAGCCGGTGCAGTGGACCGGTTGCGTGCAGGCCCTGGCGGCCCGTGGCATCACCCAGATCGCCGAGTGTGGCCCGGGCAAGGTGCTTACCGGCCTTATCAAGCGCATCGACAAGTCCATCGACGGCCGTTCCCTGGCCACCCCGGGCGACTTCGAAGGCGCCCGCGAGGCGTGGTCGGCCTGA
- the fabG gene encoding 3-oxoacyl-ACP reductase FabG codes for MSKPLQGEIALVTGASRGIGAAIADLLAAQGATVIGTATTESGAAAIGERLAAHGGHGRALNVTDAAALESVLDGIAKEFGAISILVNNAGITRDNLLMRMKEDDWASIIDTNLTSVFRTSKAVMRGMMKARKGRIINIASVVGVTGNAGQANYAAAKAGIIGFSKSLAKEIGSRGVTVNVVAPGFIDTDMTKALPEEARTALINDIALERLGSPEDIAHAVAFLASPAAGYITGETLHVNGGMYMP; via the coding sequence ATGAGCAAGCCCCTGCAGGGTGAAATCGCACTGGTCACTGGCGCCAGCCGTGGCATTGGTGCCGCCATCGCCGATCTGCTGGCCGCCCAGGGCGCCACCGTCATCGGCACCGCCACCACCGAATCCGGCGCTGCCGCGATCGGCGAGCGCCTGGCGGCCCACGGCGGCCACGGCCGCGCGCTGAACGTCACCGACGCTGCCGCCCTGGAAAGCGTGCTGGACGGCATCGCCAAGGAATTCGGCGCCATCTCGATCCTGGTCAACAACGCCGGCATCACCCGCGACAACCTGCTGATGCGCATGAAGGAAGACGATTGGGCGTCGATCATCGACACCAACCTGACCAGCGTGTTCCGCACCAGCAAGGCGGTCATGCGCGGCATGATGAAGGCGCGCAAGGGCCGCATCATCAACATCGCATCGGTGGTGGGCGTGACCGGCAATGCCGGCCAGGCCAACTACGCCGCCGCCAAGGCCGGCATCATCGGTTTCAGCAAGTCGCTGGCCAAGGAAATCGGCTCGCGCGGCGTCACCGTCAATGTCGTGGCTCCCGGCTTCATCGACACCGACATGACCAAGGCGCTGCCGGAAGAAGCCCGCACCGCCCTGATCAACGACATCGCCCTCGAACGCCTCGGTTCGCCGGAAGACATCGCCCATGCGGTGGCCTTCCTGGCCAGCCCGGCGGCCGGCTACATCACCGGCGAAACCCTCCATGTGAACGGCGGCATGTACATGCCGTAA
- the acpP gene encoding acyl carrier protein, producing the protein MSTIEERVKKIVVEQLGVKEEEVTNSASFVDDLGADSLDTVELVMALEEEFECEIPDEEAEKISTVQAAIDYIKAHVKA; encoded by the coding sequence ATGAGCACCATCGAAGAACGCGTCAAGAAAATCGTCGTCGAACAGCTTGGCGTCAAGGAAGAAGAAGTCACCAACAGCGCATCGTTCGTCGATGACCTGGGCGCTGACTCGCTGGACACCGTTGAGCTGGTGATGGCCCTGGAAGAAGAGTTCGAGTGCGAGATCCCGGACGAAGAAGCCGAGAAGATCAGCACCGTGCAGGCCGCCATCGACTACATCAAGGCCCACGTCAAGGCCTGA
- the fabF gene encoding beta-ketoacyl-ACP synthase II translates to MKRRVVVTGLGIVSPLGNDLASSWEGITQGRSGIGPLTNVSDAYLDRFTTKIAGEVKGFDITADNELFGKYRVSGKDAKKMDPFIHYGLGASFMALHDAGLEITEANAERIGAIVGAGIGGLLGIEEQTIDFHEGKKISPFYVPKTIINMLPGQLSIITGLKGPSFSAVSACATSNHSIGTAMRMIQYGDADVMVAGGAERGSSPTALGGFCAMKAMSTRNDAPDQASRPWDKDRDGFVLGDGAGILVLEEYEHAKARGAKIYCELAGFGASSDAYHMTAPSENGEGAARCMAMAMRDAGVTPEQVGYLNAHGTSTPLGDLGETMAMKAAFGDHAYKMMVSSTKSMTGHLLGAAGGVEAIFSVMALQDNIIPPTINLQQPGEGCDLDYVPNEARQAKVDVVMSNGFGFGGTNGTLIFKRV, encoded by the coding sequence ATGAAGCGTCGCGTCGTCGTAACCGGCCTGGGTATCGTCTCGCCGTTGGGCAATGATCTGGCCAGCAGCTGGGAAGGCATCACCCAGGGTCGTTCGGGCATCGGTCCGCTGACCAACGTTTCTGATGCCTACCTGGATCGGTTCACCACCAAGATTGCAGGTGAGGTCAAAGGCTTTGACATCACCGCCGACAACGAACTGTTCGGCAAGTACCGGGTCAGCGGCAAGGATGCCAAGAAGATGGACCCGTTCATCCATTACGGCCTCGGTGCCTCCTTCATGGCCCTGCATGATGCGGGCCTGGAGATCACCGAAGCCAACGCCGAGCGCATCGGCGCGATCGTCGGCGCCGGCATCGGCGGCCTGCTGGGCATTGAAGAGCAGACCATCGATTTCCACGAGGGCAAGAAGATCTCGCCCTTCTACGTGCCCAAGACCATCATCAACATGCTGCCGGGCCAGCTGAGCATCATCACCGGCCTGAAGGGCCCGTCGTTCTCGGCGGTCTCGGCGTGCGCGACCTCGAACCATTCGATCGGTACCGCCATGCGCATGATCCAGTACGGCGATGCCGACGTGATGGTGGCCGGTGGCGCCGAGCGCGGTTCCTCGCCGACCGCCCTGGGCGGCTTCTGCGCGATGAAGGCCATGAGCACCCGCAACGATGCCCCGGATCAGGCCTCGCGCCCGTGGGACAAGGACCGCGACGGCTTCGTGCTGGGTGACGGCGCCGGCATCCTGGTGCTGGAAGAGTACGAACACGCCAAGGCCCGTGGCGCCAAGATCTACTGCGAACTGGCCGGCTTCGGCGCCAGCTCCGACGCGTACCACATGACCGCGCCGAGCGAGAACGGCGAAGGCGCTGCCCGCTGCATGGCCATGGCCATGCGCGACGCCGGCGTGACCCCGGAACAGGTCGGTTACCTCAACGCACACGGCACCTCCACGCCGCTGGGCGACCTGGGCGAAACCATGGCCATGAAGGCCGCCTTCGGCGACCACGCCTACAAGATGATGGTCAGCTCCACCAAGTCGATGACCGGCCACCTGCTGGGTGCTGCTGGCGGCGTGGAAGCGATCTTCTCGGTGATGGCGCTGCAGGACAACATCATCCCGCCGACCATCAACCTGCAGCAGCCGGGCGAAGGCTGCGACCTGGACTACGTGCCCAACGAAGCACGCCAGGCCAAGGTCGACGTGGTGATGTCCAATGGCTTCGGCTTCGGCGGCACCAACGGCACGCTGATCTTCAAGCGCGTCTGA
- a CDS encoding aminodeoxychorismate synthase component I has protein sequence MTHAPLIHPLPHPIDLLALQQHDPARFPLLMESTASGTAQGRWSLLLAAQGDSLRLDADGQVRDQHDAIHAGSFLQVLDRAWQAARLPHDGSHSLPFRGGWALMLDYEVASQIETVLPARARDDGRPTALALRCPAAVLHDHENDASFVIAEAGEQALLDALLAQASAVLPEAGQGWQPPQSVGEDAPQRFTDGVRRVIEYLRAGDVFQVNLSRRWSAQFAAPVSPQALYAQLRRANPAPFAGLFTAHGRHVVSSSPERLVSVHAGHAQTRPIAGTRPRFEGDDDAARIQELVGHPKERAEHVMLIDLERNDLGRICLPGTVVVDELMTVESYAHVHHIVSNVSGHLRPEVTPGEVIAATFPGGTITGCPKVRCMQIISELEQVPRGAYTGAFGWLNRDGDLDLNILIRTAEVDGHEVSFRTGAGIVVDSDPDKELDETRAKARGLLRALGQQG, from the coding sequence ATGACCCACGCCCCGCTGATCCACCCGCTGCCGCACCCGATCGACCTGCTGGCCCTGCAGCAGCACGACCCGGCGCGCTTCCCGCTGCTGATGGAATCCACCGCCTCGGGCACCGCCCAGGGCCGCTGGAGCCTGCTGCTGGCCGCGCAGGGCGACAGCCTGCGGCTGGACGCCGACGGCCAGGTGCGCGACCAGCACGACGCCATACACGCCGGCAGCTTCCTGCAGGTGCTGGACCGTGCCTGGCAGGCCGCGCGCCTGCCGCACGATGGCAGCCACAGCCTGCCGTTCCGTGGCGGCTGGGCGCTGATGCTCGATTACGAAGTCGCCAGCCAGATTGAAACCGTGCTGCCGGCGCGTGCGCGCGACGACGGTCGCCCGACCGCGCTGGCCCTGCGCTGCCCGGCGGCCGTGCTGCACGACCACGAGAACGATGCCAGCTTCGTCATCGCCGAAGCGGGCGAACAGGCGCTGCTGGATGCACTGCTGGCACAGGCCTCGGCCGTGCTGCCCGAAGCCGGGCAGGGCTGGCAGCCGCCGCAGTCGGTGGGCGAGGACGCGCCGCAGCGCTTCACCGACGGCGTGCGCCGGGTGATCGAGTACCTGCGCGCGGGCGATGTGTTCCAGGTGAACCTGTCGCGGCGCTGGAGCGCGCAGTTCGCCGCGCCGGTCAGCCCGCAGGCGCTGTACGCGCAGTTGCGCCGCGCCAATCCCGCACCGTTCGCGGGCCTGTTCACCGCGCACGGCCGCCACGTAGTCAGCTCCTCGCCGGAGCGGCTGGTATCGGTGCATGCCGGCCACGCGCAGACCCGGCCGATTGCCGGCACCCGCCCGCGCTTTGAAGGCGACGACGATGCCGCGCGCATCCAGGAACTGGTCGGCCACCCCAAGGAGCGCGCCGAGCACGTGATGCTGATCGACCTGGAGCGCAACGACCTGGGTCGCATCTGCCTGCCCGGCACCGTGGTGGTCGATGAACTGATGACCGTGGAAAGCTATGCCCACGTGCACCACATCGTCAGCAATGTCAGCGGCCACCTGCGCCCCGAGGTGACCCCGGGCGAGGTGATCGCCGCGACCTTCCCGGGTGGCACCATCACCGGCTGCCCCAAGGTGCGCTGCATGCAGATCATCAGCGAACTGGAACAGGTGCCGCGCGGTGCCTATACCGGCGCATTTGGCTGGCTGAACCGCGATGGCGACCTGGACCTGAACATCCTCATCCGCACCGCCGAAGTGGATGGGCACGAGGTCAGCTTCCGCACCGGTGCCGGCATCGTGGTCGACTCGGACCCGGACAAGGAACTGGACGAGACCCGCGCCAAGGCCCGCGGCCTGCTGCGGGCGCTGGGCCAGCAGGGGTAA
- the mltG gene encoding endolytic transglycosylase MltG translates to MAGAKRGCLFVVMLVVVLGAVLAGVGAWFFYQQGQFADRHITPSAESVVIASGDGMNTVLRKLRDAGVDEGQDTQWQLLARQLDAAGKLKVGEYALDSSLTPRELLLRMRAGKVLQHRVTIVEGWNIRQVRAALKRAEPLLHTTDTLDEAALMQRLGFGGQHPEGRFLPETYVYQRGDSDMDVLKRAHAAMEKALDEAWESRAADLPINSSYELLTIASIIEKETALASERPQIAGVFMRRLKIGMRLQTDPTVIYGIGTAYDGNIRRRDLTTDTPYNTYTRAGLTPTPIAMPSRDALMAAAQPAAGDALYFVAVGDGSGAHVFSPSLDQHNAAVARYLQQLRQQRTKETPAQ, encoded by the coding sequence ATGGCGGGAGCCAAGCGCGGGTGTCTGTTCGTGGTCATGCTGGTGGTGGTGCTGGGCGCCGTCCTCGCCGGCGTGGGCGCGTGGTTCTTCTACCAGCAGGGCCAGTTCGCCGACCGCCACATCACCCCGTCCGCCGAGAGCGTGGTCATCGCCAGCGGCGATGGCATGAACACTGTGCTGCGCAAGCTGCGCGATGCCGGTGTGGATGAAGGCCAGGACACCCAGTGGCAGCTGCTGGCCCGCCAGCTCGATGCCGCCGGCAAGCTGAAGGTGGGCGAGTACGCGCTGGACAGCAGCCTGACCCCGCGCGAGCTGCTGCTGCGCATGCGCGCCGGCAAGGTGCTGCAGCACCGCGTCACCATTGTCGAAGGCTGGAACATCCGCCAGGTGCGCGCTGCGCTCAAGCGTGCCGAGCCGCTGCTGCACACCACCGATACCCTGGATGAGGCTGCGCTGATGCAGCGCCTGGGCTTCGGCGGCCAGCACCCGGAAGGCCGCTTCCTGCCGGAAACCTACGTCTATCAGCGCGGCGACAGTGACATGGATGTGCTCAAGCGCGCCCATGCCGCGATGGAAAAGGCGCTGGACGAGGCCTGGGAAAGCCGTGCCGCCGACCTGCCGATCAACAGCTCGTATGAACTGCTGACGATCGCCTCGATCATCGAAAAGGAAACCGCGCTGGCCAGCGAGCGCCCGCAGATTGCCGGGGTGTTCATGCGCCGCCTGAAGATCGGCATGCGCCTGCAGACCGATCCCACCGTCATCTACGGCATCGGTACGGCCTACGACGGCAACATCCGCCGCCGCGACCTGACCACCGATACGCCCTACAACACCTACACCCGTGCCGGCCTGACCCCGACCCCGATCGCCATGCCCAGCCGCGATGCGCTGATGGCGGCCGCCCAGCCGGCGGCGGGCGATGCGCTGTACTTCGTCGCCGTGGGCGATGGCAGTGGCGCGCACGTGTTCTCGCCCAGCCTGGACCAGCACAACGCCGCCGTAGCCCGCTACCTGCAGCAGCTGCGCCAGCAACGTACCAAGGAGACCCCGGCGCAATGA
- the tmk gene encoding dTMP kinase, translating into MSSALLRHPRFVSLEGGEGAGKTTAINAIRDCLRSHGHEVVLTREPGGTPLAERIRGLVLKPDAEIAAEPLSAEAELLLVFAARAQHVRQVIQPALQRGAYVLSDRFTDSSYAYQGGGRGLDPQWIADLERRAVGLLPGLTLLLDVDVAVGRARANGRDLWPDRIESEQDDFFQRVREVFRSRAQQDPKRFALIDAGQVQERVAADVVASVERWLQAGEGA; encoded by the coding sequence ATGAGTTCCGCGCTGCTTCGCCACCCGCGTTTCGTCAGCCTGGAAGGCGGCGAGGGCGCGGGCAAGACCACCGCCATCAACGCCATCCGCGATTGCCTTCGCAGCCACGGCCACGAGGTCGTGCTGACCCGCGAGCCGGGCGGTACGCCGCTGGCCGAGCGCATCCGCGGCCTGGTGCTGAAGCCCGACGCGGAGATCGCCGCCGAGCCGCTGAGCGCCGAAGCCGAGCTGCTGCTGGTGTTCGCCGCGCGCGCCCAGCACGTGCGCCAGGTCATCCAGCCGGCACTGCAGCGCGGTGCCTACGTACTGAGCGACCGCTTCACCGATTCCAGCTACGCCTACCAGGGCGGTGGCCGTGGCCTGGACCCGCAGTGGATTGCCGACCTGGAACGCCGCGCCGTCGGCCTGCTGCCAGGCCTGACCCTGCTGCTGGATGTGGACGTGGCCGTGGGCCGCGCCCGCGCCAATGGCCGCGACCTGTGGCCGGACCGCATCGAGAGCGAGCAGGACGACTTCTTCCAGCGCGTGCGCGAGGTGTTCCGCAGCCGCGCCCAGCAGGACCCGAAGCGCTTTGCGCTGATCGATGCTGGCCAGGTGCAGGAACGCGTGGCCGCCGATGTGGTGGCCAGCGTCGAGCGCTGGCTGCAGGCCGGGGAGGGCGCATGA
- a CDS encoding DNA polymerase III subunit delta', protein MSSFSPWQQRAFDQTVAALDADRLGHGLLICGPAGLGKREVALALADHVLARGDAAHATRTRQLIAAGTHPDLQLVSFIPNKSGDKLRTEIVIEQVREITNKLALTPQYGVAQVVIVDPADAINRSAANALLKTLEEPQPGRYLWLISSDPARLPQTVRSRCQRLEFKLPPRDEAMAWLQQQGHSEASAREALDAARGHPGQADNWLREDGLSLRRDVGRELEQLAAGKTGAVELAQKWCGDENAALRLRFAADLALAQASTDALTAPDRLHKLAAWFDAANRTRDLLRTTVRADLAVVELLLAWNKVNERPAARGNR, encoded by the coding sequence ATGAGCAGTTTCTCGCCCTGGCAGCAGCGCGCCTTTGACCAGACCGTTGCTGCACTGGATGCCGACCGGCTGGGCCATGGCCTGCTGATCTGCGGCCCGGCCGGGCTGGGCAAGCGTGAGGTCGCGCTGGCCCTGGCCGACCACGTGCTGGCCCGTGGCGATGCCGCGCACGCCACGCGCACGCGCCAGCTGATTGCCGCAGGCACGCATCCGGACCTGCAACTGGTCAGCTTCATCCCGAACAAGAGCGGCGACAAGCTGCGCACCGAGATCGTCATCGAGCAGGTGCGCGAGATCACCAACAAGCTGGCGCTGACCCCGCAGTACGGCGTGGCCCAGGTGGTGATCGTCGACCCGGCCGATGCCATCAACCGCTCGGCCGCCAACGCCCTGCTTAAGACCCTGGAAGAGCCGCAACCCGGCCGCTACCTGTGGCTGATCAGCAGCGACCCGGCGCGCCTGCCGCAGACCGTGCGCAGCCGCTGCCAGCGCCTGGAGTTCAAGCTGCCGCCGCGCGATGAAGCCATGGCGTGGCTGCAGCAGCAGGGTCACAGCGAAGCTTCCGCGCGCGAAGCGCTGGACGCGGCGCGCGGCCATCCCGGCCAGGCCGACAACTGGCTGCGCGAAGACGGCCTGAGCCTGCGCCGCGACGTGGGCCGGGAACTGGAACAACTGGCCGCCGGCAAGACCGGTGCGGTGGAGCTGGCACAGAAGTGGTGCGGCGATGAAAACGCGGCGCTGCGCCTGCGCTTCGCCGCCGATCTGGCGCTGGCCCAGGCCAGCACCGACGCCTTGACCGCGCCGGACCGATTGCACAAGCTTGCAGCGTGGTTCGATGCTGCCAACCGTACCCGCGACCTGCTGCGCACCACCGTGCGTGCAGACCTTGCGGTGGTCGAGTTGCTGCTGGCCTGGAACAAGGTGAACGAGCGGCCTGCCGCAAGGGGAAATCGATGA
- a CDS encoding PilZ domain-containing protein, producing MSASNARQGILSLAVKDKAALYSAYMPFVKNGGIFVPTPKRYFLGDEVFLLLTLPDSSERLPVAGKVIWVTPAGAQGNRVAGIGVQLADGQEGENVRHKIETLLAGLTSSDKPTHTM from the coding sequence ATGAGTGCCAGCAACGCCCGCCAGGGCATCCTGTCCCTGGCTGTAAAGGACAAAGCCGCGCTGTACAGCGCGTACATGCCGTTCGTGAAGAATGGCGGCATCTTCGTGCCCACGCCCAAGCGCTACTTCCTGGGCGACGAGGTGTTCCTGCTGCTGACCCTGCCCGATTCCAGCGAGCGCCTGCCGGTGGCCGGCAAGGTGATCTGGGTGACCCCGGCTGGTGCACAGGGCAACCGCGTGGCCGGCATCGGCGTGCAGCTGGCCGACGGCCAGGAAGGTGAGAACGTGCGCCACAAGATCGAGACCCTGCTGGCTGGCCTGACCAGCTCGGACAAGCCGACGCACACGATGTAA
- a CDS encoding AAA family ATPase yields the protein MASIRSEYHRFLAHLAQRQVHDDVRRLAHLILDHLQPLAEVGAAGRRRSVRLAPLAIANLAQTPAAYQGDGHGPDAGPALGRLLQLEVGPFRGFMRQETFDLSHDITLVYGANGTGKSSFCEALEVAMLGSISEAQAKRVDQRTYCNNARLRRHVAPVLSSGAAERAQAVQPDEAEYRFCFIEKNRLDDFARIAARTPGDQRQLIATLFGVDQFSDFVRGFNPTLDQDLMLAGIQAAQLAQRRLQLANSEQTIAGHPQKIAAIEGMEQALAQRMLPDATYQGCVDWLLGTPQLQGRLPYVQAQLVAVPPAIHEVTRARLQDLLDEVYRLQGQWQAATGQLAARAGDVSYAKLYEAVLALADGAAACPACGTGLTAVAQDPFAKARAGLEQLAQLAALQQQEAGLRTQLSEAVRALWEEMRRVAMAAAAVCPAQLQAAALPLLPPAATGAWLGAWVDGDRRGWTALLQVAEFIEHADAQSREAHALRGALAQERDVLDQHRLEIERLKTLRTTADQELATARQTVTQFDEANRGLIDATAAEVPVIAHHQRIQAAYNGYLPEIQAYLAALPGRLLQGLGEQARNLYNAFNRADPPGDLLHALWLPVAENGKIEVEFAGEPGMRYDALVVFSEGHIKCLGLAILLAKNIAQECPVVIFDDVVNAIDDDHRDGIWRTFFEDGLLNDKQVILTSHAEEFLHRIQQELGARRAGAIKRYKFLPHHGEHELRVDSDPPTKNYVLLAQQALANDEKREALRQARPALESLTDRLWTWLSRRGDGRIEIKLGGPRSPLELNNKCSKLKSAVARVAAQYPAAQQSVDALTTLLSVNGASIEWGYLNSGVHDSQRDHEFDRATVRTVVDAVTALDDALEALQNP from the coding sequence ATGGCGAGCATTCGTTCCGAGTACCACCGCTTCCTGGCGCACTTGGCGCAGCGACAAGTGCACGACGATGTGCGCCGGCTTGCGCACCTGATTTTGGATCACTTGCAGCCGTTGGCTGAGGTTGGCGCGGCGGGCCGCAGGCGATCGGTCCGCCTAGCGCCGCTGGCCATAGCCAACTTGGCGCAGACTCCGGCGGCGTACCAAGGAGACGGCCACGGTCCCGACGCTGGGCCGGCGCTTGGGCGCCTGCTTCAGCTCGAGGTGGGCCCGTTCCGCGGGTTCATGAGGCAAGAAACGTTCGACCTCAGCCATGACATCACGTTGGTCTATGGCGCTAATGGCACGGGTAAAAGCAGCTTCTGCGAGGCGCTGGAAGTTGCGATGCTCGGGTCCATCAGCGAAGCCCAGGCCAAGCGAGTCGACCAGCGTACTTACTGTAACAACGCCCGGCTGCGGCGCCATGTCGCGCCCGTTCTCTCTTCCGGGGCGGCAGAGCGGGCCCAAGCCGTGCAGCCCGACGAGGCGGAGTATCGCTTCTGCTTCATCGAGAAAAATCGCCTCGATGATTTCGCGCGCATCGCGGCCCGTACACCGGGCGACCAGCGACAGCTCATTGCCACCTTGTTTGGCGTGGATCAGTTCAGTGACTTCGTGCGCGGATTCAATCCCACGCTCGACCAAGACCTGATGCTTGCCGGAATCCAGGCCGCCCAACTCGCGCAGCGGCGCTTGCAGTTGGCAAATTCCGAACAGACGATTGCCGGCCATCCACAAAAGATCGCAGCGATTGAGGGCATGGAACAGGCGCTCGCGCAACGCATGTTGCCCGACGCGACGTACCAGGGCTGCGTCGACTGGCTACTTGGCACGCCGCAGCTACAAGGGCGGCTTCCGTACGTGCAGGCGCAACTTGTCGCCGTCCCTCCAGCGATTCATGAAGTGACACGTGCACGTCTGCAGGATTTGCTAGACGAGGTGTACCGCCTTCAAGGCCAGTGGCAGGCCGCCACCGGGCAGTTGGCCGCGCGTGCCGGTGACGTGTCATATGCCAAGCTGTACGAGGCGGTGCTGGCCCTGGCCGATGGCGCAGCTGCCTGTCCCGCATGCGGAACCGGGTTAACCGCAGTGGCCCAGGACCCCTTCGCCAAGGCACGAGCGGGCCTGGAGCAGCTCGCACAGTTGGCCGCCCTCCAACAGCAAGAGGCCGGCTTGCGCACGCAACTGAGCGAGGCGGTGCGGGCGCTGTGGGAGGAGATGCGTCGCGTAGCCATGGCGGCGGCGGCCGTGTGTCCTGCCCAGCTGCAGGCGGCGGCGTTGCCTCTACTGCCCCCAGCCGCCACAGGTGCCTGGCTAGGAGCATGGGTCGATGGCGATCGCCGCGGGTGGACTGCGCTGCTGCAGGTCGCCGAGTTCATCGAACATGCCGACGCGCAGTCTCGCGAGGCACATGCCTTGCGTGGAGCGCTGGCTCAGGAACGAGATGTCTTGGACCAGCACCGGCTGGAGATTGAGCGGCTGAAGACTCTGCGCACGACCGCAGACCAGGAACTGGCCACTGCCCGGCAGACTGTGACCCAGTTCGATGAGGCCAACCGTGGCCTGATCGACGCTACCGCGGCCGAAGTGCCGGTCATCGCGCACCACCAGCGCATCCAGGCCGCCTACAACGGTTACCTGCCCGAGATCCAGGCCTATCTGGCGGCCTTGCCGGGCCGACTGCTCCAGGGCCTTGGAGAGCAGGCTCGCAACCTCTACAACGCGTTCAACCGCGCCGATCCACCTGGCGACCTGCTGCACGCGTTGTGGCTGCCGGTCGCCGAGAACGGAAAGATCGAAGTCGAGTTCGCCGGCGAACCTGGCATGCGCTATGACGCCTTGGTCGTCTTCAGTGAAGGGCACATTAAGTGCCTTGGACTGGCGATTCTACTGGCCAAGAATATCGCGCAAGAATGCCCTGTGGTCATCTTCGACGACGTGGTCAACGCGATCGATGATGATCACCGTGATGGCATCTGGCGCACCTTCTTCGAGGATGGGTTGCTAAACGATAAGCAGGTCATCCTCACCTCGCATGCGGAGGAGTTTCTTCACCGGATTCAGCAGGAACTTGGTGCACGCCGCGCCGGAGCGATCAAGCGCTACAAGTTCCTCCCGCACCATGGCGAACACGAGCTGCGCGTCGACAGCGACCCGCCGACGAAGAACTATGTGCTGTTAGCCCAGCAGGCGCTGGCGAACGATGAGAAGCGCGAGGCCTTGCGACAGGCACGGCCCGCGCTAGAAAGCTTGACTGACCGCCTCTGGACATGGCTTAGCCGGCGGGGAGATGGGCGCATTGAGATCAAGCTCGGCGGACCTCGCTCGCCCTTGGAGTTGAACAACAAATGCAGCAAGCTGAAATCAGCGGTAGCTCGCGTTGCGGCGCAGTATCCCGCTGCACAGCAATCGGTCGACGCACTCACTACTTTGCTTAGCGTCAACGGGGCGAGCATTGAATGGGGATACCTGAACAGTGGTGTGCACGACTCGCAGCGCGATCACGAATTCGACCGAGCTACTGTGCGAACAGTAGTGGATGCAGTCACTGCCTTGGATGACGCGCTGGAAGCACTGCAGAATCCCTGA
- a CDS encoding tautomerase family protein: protein MPLARIDLRKGKSADYLQRVGEAIYQALRAVGVPENDRFQVFQEHEAGTLVFDPGYLGVARTDDFICVQITWSEGRTQEQKNALYLGIANGLHEAVGIRREGVFINLVEVKPENWSFGNGVAQYVS from the coding sequence ATGCCGCTCGCCCGTATCGATCTTCGCAAAGGTAAATCCGCCGATTATCTGCAGCGCGTGGGGGAGGCCATCTACCAGGCCCTGCGCGCGGTGGGTGTGCCGGAAAATGATCGCTTCCAGGTCTTCCAGGAACACGAGGCGGGTACGCTCGTCTTCGATCCCGGCTATCTGGGCGTGGCCCGCACCGATGACTTCATCTGTGTGCAGATCACCTGGAGCGAGGGGCGCACGCAGGAGCAGAAGAATGCGTTGTACCTCGGTATTGCCAATGGCCTGCATGAGGCGGTGGGCATCCGCCGCGAGGGCGTATTCATCAATCTAGTGGAAGTGAAGCCGGAGAATTGGTCGTTCGGGAATGGGGTGGCGCAGTACGTGAGTTGA